One genomic region from Vicinamibacteria bacterium encodes:
- a CDS encoding DUF4136 domain-containing protein — translation MLSKTGLTLVLLFTAIRGFAQDVSIDYDKDFDYSSLRTYSLKSGAPTANPLMDQRIEKAIDNQLSMKGYKRVDTDPDMYVVFYASTGLDINFRSWGSGPPWAYSEFIDMNKVEVGTVVLDIVDARAKKLRFRAIASDTVSNKPEKNEKRINKAAEKAFKKFPPQPGT, via the coding sequence ATGCTATCGAAAACCGGCCTCACCCTGGTTCTGCTTTTCACGGCGATCCGCGGCTTCGCGCAGGACGTGAGCATCGACTACGACAAGGATTTCGACTATTCCAGTCTCCGCACCTACTCTTTGAAATCAGGGGCTCCAACCGCGAATCCGCTCATGGACCAGAGAATCGAGAAGGCGATCGACAACCAGCTTTCGATGAAGGGCTACAAGAGAGTCGACACCGATCCCGATATGTACGTCGTCTTCTACGCGTCGACGGGTCTCGACATCAACTTCAGATCCTGGGGCTCCGGTCCACCGTGGGCTTACAGCGAGTTCATAGACATGAACAAGGTCGAGGTGGGAACGGTGGTGCTGGATATCGTCGACGCGAGAGCCAAGAAGCTTCGCTTTCGCGCGATCGCGTCGGACACGGTGAGCAACAAGCCGGAGAAGAACGAGAAGAGGATCAACAAGGCCGCGGAGAAAGCGTTCAAGAAGTTTCCCCCGCAACCGGGAACCTGA